DNA from Drosophila gunungcola strain Sukarami chromosome 3L unlocalized genomic scaffold, Dgunungcola_SK_2 000002F, whole genome shotgun sequence:
ttcaaaCATTGCTATGAGTTTATTTAAcataagttaaataattttgtcataaaattttttagcaGAGCATAgaatatatttgaattttttcggTGTGTGCGcttgttgtttctgttgaCGCCAGGGAAACCCCCTCCCCAAATCCCAAGCCCCCTTGCTTAAGTGGCCAAGATAGGTAGGCATTGGATTGGAGCAGCTGTGTGTGCTCTATAACTGTAAAAACACGCTCGCCCACTTCCTTAAGAGCCGGCATTTTGACCAAGGCGTcgttttgtttgatttctgcatcgtttcgtttcgtttataTTGCCCCGATCGGCTCTCCAACTTCGCATCTAAATCTTTATGGTATTGGAAACGCCCCCCTGTGtgtgttaatttttaattgtgctAAATGTGCacataaatacacaataaccGCCAGGCAATAGCATTAACAATATACAATCCGCAATtcacaattttcaatttcaacacCCACTCATAATTTGGCTTATTTGTGGCTTTTACCCTGctagctttttattttgtctaaTATTATTGTCGCTGGCATTGGATCCCCACAGCTGTCTGTGTACGCGTATATATCTGCGATTGTGCATGACTTAATAGCTGATAAATGTTATATGGTAGGTCATATACCGACACAGATATGGATGTCGGTATTTGATACTCTGCACACAATGCATTTTTCTAGCGGCCATTGAACATTATGGGGCAAATAAATACTTAGTTGTATCTTAGGGTcacaatataatttaattttgtgacTCTGATACAAACTGTAAATATtacgaatttttaaaacacaaaattaaccttaaaaaaaataacacatatgtataaatttgtttaataataacaagatAACAATGACTGTTAATCGTTATAAAGTAAaccataataaatttaatataatattaaattatataaatattaaatataaaataaaaattataagaatgAACGAAACAAGTGactacaaaaattatttttaaatcctGGTACTGGAGCATAACTATCAAATGCctgcatatattttaatctCCATcagtcaaaaatattttttattttctgattAAAACGCCTATTCATCTCCTACGATTGAGCaatgaaaatcataaaatgtttattctttaaaagcatttaagcGGTTTTATAAACAACTCAAACTACTGGGAATTGACCTTATGATTAATCATTTGGTTTTCTTTACTAAGCTCCGATGATGTGGCTCTTCAAGTGATTTATTTCGCACACgagcaataaatattaaaaatgttttaagtttattattaaatttttctttccctttCTTTTTGGTGTTTCGAGAGCCTACCTCAagccaaaaatataattctttTGATGTTTATGCTTAGAATCATGCgtttattaaatgtaaatcCATCCCCTAagaatcatatttttaatgattaattCATAATCTTTTGCGCAGGCAACGGGTTGTATGAGTAACATAACTTTCGAATTTAGTATTCATTGAAATTTCGATTTGTTTCCCTTGCCAGTCTTcgtttatacatattttattaatctttttacaataaacattttggcGCAGCCATATTTCTTCAGGGCCAGAAGCTGAAGCGGGTGGTGGTAACCAATTTGGCAACCACGGATGTATGTGGCATGTGGCAAGAGTCTTCTGTTCCTTTATTCTCTCGCCTGCGAGTGCGGTTGCCACAACTTCGTCTGCTTTTGCTGGGTGAGCAGTGTTTATGTACGGAAGATGCTGGCTCATGATTCTGCAAATGGCGTGAACTTTCCCCCCCCCCAAACGTTTTTTTAGCCCCCCCCCCCAATTCTCCAACGTCCCGCTGTGATTTTAGATTGCCGCAGTCCAACCGTATGTTTGTATTAACAGTCAACAGTATTTGCTGCGCGAAACGTGCACATTTCCATGGCGTTTTTACAAtcgaataaaataatagaGTTGAAGGcgggaaaaaatgtttaaattactTTGCATAGAAAATAGgaatacaataataattagGCAGTGAGTGAGTGgtgtgtaatttatttatttagtttaaatactGAACGATGAGGATGGTTCTGATTTGTGTAACATTTATCCGTGAGTTGTTCAGgaaataacttttttgtttttgcaaatgtGTGGAAATATAAGCAAACTTTTGTtagatcttttttttttaattttaatttttgtgtttatgaaaaaacatttaatgtatttttgatATGTGCCAAAtcttttctaaataaattaaaattaacttaaaatttaaataaatgtgtatGTTAGTCTCacctttaaacattttaagttacATAATCTCTAAATGAGTTTAATGATTTGTTGAccattttcaataattaaacatACCTAATACCATTCACAAAAtccaataaataattttataattgccCAGATAATAATTCAAtacgttttattatttgatttatatgtTGTCAGATTAACCCACTTTAAAACGCACACTTATGCACATGTGTGAATTTGAGGCAAGTGCCAGCCTTCTGGTTCATTGCCTACTTTCAGGCAGCAGCTGCACAGTGCCATGAGTTGAGCCCAAAAGTAGGCAATTGTGTAACCGAAAACCTGAATGCCAAATTAAAGAAGattaaatttggaaaacaagcaaataatttaGCAACTGATTTACGAGCCAACTGGGACTGCTGAACTGCAGTGGCTTGTGTACTTAAATTCCCTGTACTTCGTTTACACACGTGAAAACAGTTGGGCACTCATTAAGTGCTTAAAATATGCATGTTTTATTTGTCGGCCAGCTGCTGCGAACTTGTTCCGCGCTGCATTAAACTTCAATCAACAGCACTCGCGATTCACAGAAACTCCGATACAATCTAATGACTCGCATAAAGTGAGAAATCGGAAGCGAAACGAATTAAAATGCCaccaaaaagcgaaaaatatgGTTAAAAACCCCACACACACGACACTCGATCTCCTCAGAGCCGCTCATTAGGCGCAAACAAAGAGACAATGTCTGGTCACCGTTTTCGTCAGCGTCATCgtcatcaccatcatcatcgtcatcgtatTCGCGTTTGATCAGCTCCGTCAAATCAAATCTGCTCGTAGAACGCTCACCTCTTCAGACAAAGCAGCGCCCAAACACCTGAACTCAGGTGTCACTTTGTTGCGTCTATTGTCTATTGTCGACTTGACACCCGGTAGTTGGGAAAAATCACCAAATGGGGCATATAAGGCGGGTACAGATTTTGCTACACGAGGGGTAAACAAACTGATTGAAATCCATATAAGTTTGGGATCTACATAAGCAGTATTTCCACTTAAATATTTCCTGAGATTTTGAAATAATGGACAGCTATAAAAAGTCGATGAACCTTGAGTAgaaaaaggaataaaaattaattttaaaagtatggAAACCGGGGATTGAAGGGAAGCGGCGTAACCAGGCTTTGGCATGCTAAAAATAGCAaatgtagcatactttttaaTAGCACATTTTTCTACCAAGTAACgtaacaaattataaatgaaaaaatctaATATGAACATAGATATgtataaaactaatttatatgttatacaaaaaattgtaatgaaaataaattaggaTAATAGGATGTTTTTTTACACCTGATCTGTGAAAAAggtattattaaaatgtataacataatttattacAATAATAGACCATAAATCTCAATGAACACAACCTACATCATCAAAAGAAGAATTAAGTTTATACAGATCTATAAAGTTGAActctcttctttttttgttcaataatACCAAATAGATTTCTAAATTTGTATGGACTGGAGTCCATACTATGGACAATTTATACGGGGTATCTCGTCATCGAATCTTGAATCATAGTTAAGTTCTATTTATTGTGGTGATGTTTGCATGCCGCTGTAAACGCTAATTTGTTAAATGAGCTGTTGATGCCCGCTCGCGGTGGCTAATTAGAGCGATTTCCGATGCATAAATTACGAAAGAAACGTTTTGGCCCGGCTCTGTCTGGAAAAGGGCTAATTTACATAATACctgtgcatgtgtgtgcggCTGTTACGCCGCCCACGCAGTCAGCCGGCGATGAACACATATAGCCGTAGTACACATAATACAAGCAAGCGGCTCAAAGCGTGTGGAACGCGATGATGAAGTTAATACGCTAAATTGGTCAAAACAAACGAAACGAGCAAAGTCGAATGTCGAAGCACTCGGTGAGAGAGACGGCAGCAGTTTTTCTGAAAGAGACGGCAAGCGAGAGGGTAAGAGCCGCAGAAATTCTAGTGATCCGCGTAATAACTGAAGTTGCCCAGCTCAGTTGCTCAGCGGCAGTTGAAAGCGTCGGTTCGTGGATCAGCGATCGTGGATCGTGAGTTTTGGCCCGCCGCCGCTAGCCAAGGTTAATTAGCCAAGATCCGAGATTCGAGACTCGAGATTTAAGATTTCAGATTCGAAATCActtagagagagagagagagagagatgtCGTTTTTCCGCAACATACGCTCCTCCCTATCCTCGTCGTCACGGGCCAAGAGCTCCCGCTCCTCCTCCCGCGACACCACGCCGGTCCGCTCCGGATCTCGTCCAGCCAGCGTGATCAGTGGCGTGGGTTCCGTGGGCATTGCCAGCCGCCGGGACTCCACCACCAGCTCGACTTTGCAGCGCGGTGACACATTCATTCTCCCCAATTCCGAAGAGGAGGCGGGTCCTCCATCGAACACCTCCACGCTGGAGAAGAAGTCCAAGAAGTCGAAGGTCTTTAGCAAGTTCAGCACCTTCACCAAGCGCAAGAAGACCCCATCACCCGAGGAAGTGGCCAACTATGAGCACCATCCCAGTGACACGGCCACAAACACCTACTACAAGTGGCGCAGCGATGGAGCCGATCGTCTGCAGGACTACGATGCCCAGTCGGATCCCTTTAACTTCCTGTACGAACAGCACTCCAATTTGAGGAATCTGCAATCGGGTGAATCCACGGGTATCCATCGACAGGCCAGCATTGGTTCCAATTCCAGTGGTAGCTTTGATTCATCCACCTATCGGAAGAGCAAAACACCCACACATTTGCGAGAGCAGCTGGAGCAGTTGAAGACCCACTCGAACGACGATCTTCTGGAGGATCAGCAGCGGGAGGAGGACGAGCGTGAGAAGTACAAGACAGTGACGCTGAATAGCTTTAGGAAATCCTTCAGAGATcgcctgctgcagcagcagaaggagACCCCCCACAATCCCGCCTGGTTTGTGGAAGTTCCCGCCCCGGCCGCGTCCACAAAACCCTTGGAACGTCGCGAGTCCAAGGAGAATCGTCCGGACTTTCTGGTCTTCGACAACGACAACTACCGTCCCCAGTCGCGTTCCCCGCTGCGGGATCGTCCCTCCCGTTCGGCCACCCGTTCGCCAGTGAAACGGAACGAGACTTTCCGGGTGGCCCAGCCCTCAGTGCGTCACATGTCACCCTCGCCGGCGCCCCCACCTGCCCCCTCCATACGCATCGAGATCAAGAACTCCATATCGCCACACTCACCGGGTAGACTGGTGCCTGTGGGCGTGGCTAAGCCGATGCCCACCACAGAGTACTATGCCCAAAGACTGCTGGCCAACAGAAGCACAAGCTTGCGGAGTTCCAGTCCAAGCCAAGGTCAGAGTTCCCGGTGGTACCGCCAGCCAGGGTCACCCACTAGGTTAAGTGTgggtcagcagcagcagcagcagcagaacaGTCACTTTAGCTATCACTTTAAGCAGCAGCAAAACCCCCAGCCTAAGCCTTACCAGCAAAACCCTcacctccagcagcagcaaaagggTGGTCGCACCCTGGTGCACATAGGCTCGGAACAGAGCAAGTCAGTGACGCCGCCAACCCGAGGAAGGGCACCCACAAGGGTCCAGCTGTATGGCAGCAAGCCCCAGAGTCGACCGCAGCCAACGACCTACTTTGGCGGCCACTACAATGCACCTGTTAAGCCCATGCCCCGGGCATCTGCATCTTCCACCGGCATTCCCACTATCTATTTGGGGCGTCGCGAACCACCGATGACTCGTGCCACCACCAACACCACCGCCCACATTGCCGCCCCCGTGCCACGTCGCAATCGATCGCCGATCAAAATGCCCTGGCGGTAGGCGGTAGGCGTTAACCGAATGTATACACACATCATAAGCTATATCGCAAATGGAGAGTGGAGAATCAAGAATGAGTGTGGCTCTCATATATAGCAGTTCTTTCCAAAGTGACAAAGTCGATGATATTGCGTCATTATCAGAGCTGGGAGCGCAGCTTAGCGAACGCTGTTTTTGCCCATCGATAATGGgcaaataaatgatttatgtATCCATACAGTTCGTATCGTGTGTTGTGAATTTTTTGTACGTAAAATTATtgttaagtaaataataaaaaaaaaacgacaacAGATAATGCAAAATGTCAGACCCCGGGGGGAATTTCGTACATTTTAATGGCTTCAGCGAACCCGAAAAAGCACTCGGTACTTCTAGTATAGAGTGTTAATTGTCAGTTTTGAGTTGCCCCCGAAAAGAGTACCCCGAACTTGTTAGATGCTTTATGTGTGCtctaaaaaatgtagttaGTTCAACGGATGGATATATGAGTCCGTATGACTAACTGTGCATGAAAATGAGCGAGCGTAAGTTACGTGACAAGCATTAAATATGGTCACTCAATCGGTCGGTCTGATGGGGAGGGTGCGGAAAATGTCTAGTTAGAAAGCAGCTGATGAGCTTTTGGCCATATTTGGtttggaaaaaatgtattcgtACCCGCACGCAAATTATGGAATAAATTGTCTTGCCCCAAGCCAAAACGCAAGGCAGTGGTGATGTCAACTGTCGTTCTATGCGCTTTTCAAGAGGTTCACATCGTAGATAGAACAGGTTAAAAAGATTCTACCCATATTAACTTAGAAAAAATCAGTTTACAATTTCTAGACTTTTCAGGGAATGTTTTGCATGTTAATAGCCTTTCTATGCGCTTCTCAAGAAGATTACTTAAGGCATGCAGCACAATAGAAATTTGTTAATTCTTTCTCTTcgaatttagttttttagaAACAATATTATagtattattgttatttgtaaaaatactTAACTAAAAGCACAATCACATTAACTACTTAACAAGAAACCTACGCCTTCTAAATATAGATTGTTTTGATGACACGACAAATTTCTTGCGCTTGTCACTAAGTAAACAACGTCTGTTCTTTTAGCTTTACTTTTACTTAACTTGTCTCAAGTACGCAATAGTACATATAACTCAGATGACAAAATACATTagaatcttttattttaatacccCCCTTATTTATGTCATCTTATATATTGATATTCGGGGTTTTTTTCGTGATGCTGATTCTATGAAATGGCTACCACATTAACTCTGATTTCGCTGCCCGCATCCGTCTTTTGGCTGTCCGCTAATTAGTGGATCATTGCCCTAGTCTAACTTTGGCTTAACTCTCCGCACATTTCACTTTCTAATCTGGCAGCAACGAGGCCAACAAAAGACTCGTCTCAGGCCAAAAACTCTTTACGAGGCAAGATCGTGGAGACTTCTTTGGTCAGTGCAACTACACAGCCTTAGTGTTTGCTCAACTTTACGCATGATCTTGAACTACATTAGTCGCAGTTGGCGACGCACAGTTTGTGTGGCCAGATTTTCTGTTGCGTTAATGTGAACTAGAGTGTGAAAATCACTAAGTTTGCAATGTAAGCTAATACGCAGATTAACCTTGCCTATATGGCTGGGATCTGGGCGCTATTTTGCGTGGGTCTACGAAACAGGTTGGAATCAGAGTTTGAATCGTCATCATCATTGCCAGTAAACAGCATGGGGCTAATTCGTGATCGTTGGGTCGGAGGTTCCCCAGAAACTTCCCTTGTTCCGTCTGTGAATTTGCTAATTTTAGCTGTATTTTCGGTACTTTACTTAAGTGTGTCGGTTTTTTTCGGGtctctcttttttatttgggttGTGTTTTGCAATAAACAAACACTTACTGTTCTGTTGCTTGCGCTTTATAAGATACGAgagtgtgtttttttatactaCGCATAGATTCATTTCCAAGTAACTGAAGACcggtttttgctttttttctgtttttgccGCCAACTGAGACGACGACCTACGGATTTTAATAccctcgtttttttttagtcaggGTTGGATTGGATTGTTTTGCCATAAAAAAGGTGATAACTGGGAAAAacatgtaaaaattaaaaacaaaactgcaAAGTATCAGAATTGTCTTAATGGTTTTGTTTAAcaaagtatttatatatattttgtatatggAAGCAAATAATACAAGTCAGAGTTTATTTAGTTAACCAAAATCtctttaaacataaaaaaattacaaatacaattttttttattaggaAGGCGTAAGTTTTTACTGATGGCTTTATAGTAATatgacaaaataatttaaagacaTTTATGTCAACAAAATTGGTGAACACTGCGTATgaaagattatttttaaaataacaaataaaataaaatttatcaaaagtaaatatatatgtgctCGGGTTTTTTTAGAACATGTCCTTTAAGAAACTTTAAACCAACAACTTTACAAGTACCACCTTTTAACTGACTTAACTAACTTCTTTAAAATACGAGGTACTTTTTAGTCGAAATGTAGATTGTGTTACtctaatttaaatgcagacaAACAGTCAACAGCCGGTGGCATAGCGTCATTGTTTGAAAATGTAGTGGCTGAACAAACTTTTATTCagatatgtatattttttcgatATTTTGCTATAAATTTCGCTCGGTTGTGCCAGAATCTTAACACCGAGTGGGAGTCCCCATAACTGAGTGGGTTAAGGCAGAACTGGACTGGCCACCATTAGAGCAAGATTTGTCTGCGCTAAATTTGACTAGACCCGGGAGCCAAAGAAGGCAATTGCAGCATAATTTTTCTCATATCGCGAAACGAACTCAGCTCATGTTTATTTATGCTAGAGATTAtgataattaaaatgaaattggtTCACAGTTGGCAAGATGGCACATGACATCATGGATTCAGATGAGAAATTGGAGGAGGAATACAAATTGGATGATAATCTAAGCATTACATTAAATCCGATTGGGTGAAATGTGTTTAATATCAAATTACAGCCACAGCGGTTTGTGAAACTTTCGCCATCATGGATGGATTTATTGACATGCCCATTCGTTTAATTGGAGACACATTAATCTTtgaacagagaaaaaaaaaaaggaaccaTCAAAGTCGGAAAGACAAAGCGGAAGACAAAGCGGCGACCCGCCTAAGTGGAAATCAAACATTTGCCCAACAGCGGGCCAAGTTGCAACTTAATGCCAATAATATCCGCGCGTCAGGCGCAAATGTTTGCCCTGTCTGTCGTGCCCTCGTACTTGTATTCGAACTCGTCCGTCCTTATCCCCCTGTCATTGTCTCTCCGGCATTTTATTCCGCCGCTTTGAACTGGGTCAGCATCGATTTTTGGCCAGCGACGTGTCACAATTATCGCTGCGACGGATTCGATGGCACCCAAATGGCTGCCCtgttcaaaaaataaatcctGCAAAAATTGACGTTTTTTTGCTACCCGAATATTAGATACTTAAACTTGTGGATAATGCCTCAATGTTGACCAACTTgggaaaatttgattttaaggCGAAtcttatttgtataaaaacgTTACATGTTATGAGTGATCATGACAAATTCAGAAACCTAAAAAATGAGTTAAGTCCAATTTATTGCTTTATGCATTATAAATTCTTctaaaatatagtttatttggttttctgtgtgttttctgataataatttttaaatattttgtacaaatcaaaaccgatatttttattaaactggAAAAGAAGATCACTTTAGGTGCTACTGTTTgcgaatatatattttagaaggCCGATATGACTTCCTTTTCCCATTGTTACAAAAGCACCCATAAATGTAATATATCTTTGAAATATGTGTGTAATAAAAACCAAGCCGAGTGCACTGAGGGCATCGCCGGCCATCCTGAATATTAATGTCCTGGGTCAAAGCTATGAAAAGTCAAGTTTCGTGTTTATTGGCAAGCGTTAGGGATTCCACATAGCCGGCCggaaaagaagcaaaacaatttttagtgCAGTCCTCGCAAAGCGGCACAGAGACAAAGGCAAGTTGCCCAAAAATGGAAGCGTGCCAAGTGCGATATCTGTGTTTTGCTCCCTCGGTTTTATTTGTTGGCTTGGCTCAGCGTGTATTTTTGGAACAAGTGCAACATCCATGGCGGTAACTGCAACATCCAATCCAcggcagcaactgcaactgccacAACCATATTCATACCCATACCCTATTTCCCCCTCGTTTAGGCTTGACTTTCGCCATGTGGCATGGGGTGTTGTGCCTCCGTTTTCTTTGGCTACCAGGCAGCCATTTGCATCCGTAGTCCGGCCATTTTAGATATGGCCAGAAGTACATGGAATTGTTTGGCGCAATGGCGCGTAAATGAGCAGAGCGCAAATTAAGTTGTACCATCGTAAATCGGTTTTGTCTGGGCGccctgttttttatttgcaattttaacatggtttttaaatgtattaaaaaggGGGAGTTTTTGCCAGTAGGTAATGCTTGCAGTTGTTGCCCGCGGAATAATGGACTTGGAAAGTAAAACGTCATAATTATCTTATTGCATttgaattagttttttttcctttgtaCTTTAAAGCGATTCTTcgttttaattgtaaataaaagtaGTTGCTTTTCTTGTGACAAGGACTCGAAAAATAGGTTTATGTGCTGCTGTTCAGATTGttccatttttataattggcagttttgataaaaacaaactttaatcAATTGTGATGTTTTCgataattttcataataataaaattcatttgaatCGAGAATTAAGTTtaagcatttaaatgtttattaccttttttgttaagaagaaaagaatatttctatttaaatttttttttaatttactttatttttgttatgtttaattttggttgTCAATTTTTAACttactatttatatttaactattttccAGGGTGCCATTATACGAGAGGTTGAAGATGGAGTTCGCTGCGAGCAATGTAAATCAGATTGTCCAGGCTTTGCAGCTCACGATTGGAGGTAAGGCAGTTAATGCTTCAAATCActattggaaaataaaaattaccaaaGATCAAAGAACAATAGCatagatattaaaaatatttatattatagcGAACTTTGGTACAAGTTTAGAGCTGTGCCAACATTTAAGCCCTTACTGTAAAGCTTTCTCAAAAAGCTTTTCCTTTTGGTGTAGTACTAGAGTATAGCCGCTAGATGGAGCGTCTTATTCTatattccaaaattaaaactgctattattaaataaacaaagtctagtaaaaaaataattacccaCACCCTAAATAAGCAATACCAATATCAGCGATCTGTTTTAATGAAATACCGCAACAAATTAACTTGGAATGATttaaattcaacatttttagatCGTTTTCCTGTGTGGGCTCAGAATTAGTCTATCtcgataaataaattatgcgtCAGCGGtgccaaaaacaaagaaacctCCTCTCGAGCAGCAGGGAATCAGGAAAAagccaacaacagcagcaacaatatcTTGGtagaaaataaacgaaaaccACAAGTCAGTGGCGAAGGCGATTTGGCAGCGCCTCTATATCCCCTCaatggaatatatatatagagcaTCGATGACATCGGTGCAATGTGCAGTGGATAACGACTGGCCgcaactttaatttattgccCGCCTTGTGGCCGagaaccaaataaatatttgccccTCCGATTATTTTCACTATTTATCactattgttattgttatttgcaAATGCCAAATAATACCCCATTTGAAATGAGTTATATTTAAGTAGCCTAAATTATGCAATTATGTGCTGCATTTTATAATTCTCCATTTATGCAAATCGGGAAACACTCGACAAAACACTAAACATTTTCCTCTGCTTCTGCGTTCGACCgcaaaaagcatttaaaattacGCCATTAATTTGTGAACTGAACCGAATGTCCGACtgtttgtctgtctgtccgtcgtCTCCTTTGTCTAACTGCGGTTGTGTTTTctatttgtgttttcattttgatgCTGGCCGCGCGCCAATTTCATTTGATGATTTACGGGGCGTATACGTGATACACTTCCGAAGGGAAAGGTATCGAAATAAATAACTGCTTAAGAAGTAAAGTCTtcttaattgaaatataattaaatattattaatcgACTTTTTGATGATCCAGTTCTTTTTTacatagtttaaaatattttaaaaagcttacAAATTGGAAGAGAATCAATGTATATTGGACAGAGTATTCCTTATTCAACATGATTTTCTCGTCCACATTTCTACAATTACTTAAATTTCGCCtgattgaatttgtttgcttgcggcattaaaaagtattatttcttaaaagcGACTAAAATATCTGCTTTGGCTTTGGGATTTATGCTTTTATGAGAATTTTATTTAGGgtagtaaattaaaatgctcACTAACTAACTTGCACACAAATACTGAACACAAGAACTATAAAAAAGATATTTGGAAAATTcctattttcaaataaaacgtaggtaatttttaatgggcatgtttattatattcatTTGATGATAACATAGATCATGAGAACACAATTTATTGGGTGGCAAAAAGGCACTGGAAGAAATGTGGCAtatattttgagaaaaaaattaagttggaAAAATAATATGTCAATACGGTAGATAGCATTATATTCATAAGATTCTAATTGGTTAAGCATTGAGCTATTAAATAATAGACATTATTTTAAGTAGAAAGTCATGATAgcaaataattgttatttaagctttaattatAAGTCTCAGCTTAAGGTGATAATAAACCAAGTAAATTATCATTTTCATGTTTAAACGGGTGCATTAAACCCTCGTTATTCTCCATAAAAAACCTTCGCATCGCTGCTTTACGATTTCACTACGCTGCAGTGTCAATTAGTTGGCAATTAAAGACCTTGACTTGATTTTCTAGATATGTacttgtatatgtatatatccaAGGGCTCACCGCCCATTTGTTTGACCGCCCTGGAGATTGAGATTGAATTGATTGCGATATAAGTTTGGGGATTGACGATTGCGCCGTGGTTGCAACATCAATTGGCCGGGTTCAGCTCAAGTTCAAGTTTTCAAGCGACGCGTGCAATTTTTTGATGTCTCTTATTTATTTGGTAGGGCTTGCGCTTGAGCAATAAAGTCCGACACTGACTGaccgactgactgactgac
Protein-coding regions in this window:
- the LOC128257480 gene encoding serine/arginine repetitive matrix protein 1, with product MSFFRNIRSSLSSSSRAKSSRSSSRDTTPVRSGSRPASVISGVGSVGIASRRDSTTSSTLQRGDTFILPNSEEEAGPPSNTSTLEKKSKKSKVFSKFSTFTKRKKTPSPEEVANYEHHPSDTATNTYYKWRSDGADRLQDYDAQSDPFNFLYEQHSNLRNLQSGESTGIHRQASIGSNSSGSFDSSTYRKSKTPTHLREQLEQLKTHSNDDLLEDQQREEDEREKYKTVTLNSFRKSFRDRLLQQQKETPHNPAWFVEVPAPAASTKPLERRESKENRPDFLVFDNDNYRPQSRSPLRDRPSRSATRSPVKRNETFRVAQPSVRHMSPSPAPPPAPSIRIEIKNSISPHSPGRLVPVGVAKPMPTTEYYAQRLLANRSTSLRSSSPSQGQSSRWYRQPGSPTRLSVGQQQQQQQNSHFSYHFKQQQNPQPKPYQQNPHLQQQQKGGRTLVHIGSEQSKSVTPPTRGRAPTRVQLYGSKPQSRPQPTTYFGGHYNAPVKPMPRASASSTGIPTIYLGRREPPMTRATTNTTAHIAAPVPRRNRSPIKMPWR